One Mycolicibacterium sp. ND9-15 genomic window, CGGTAGGCCTGTCGGTCGGCGCGACCACCCTCGCGTTGACGCGCGACGGGCATGCGGCGGTGATCCGGCCGTCCGAGGTGACACTGCATGGGCGACGGCTCGCCGGCTTCGTCGACCGGGTAGGCGATCCGGTGCCAGTCATCGCACCCGACGGCACCCCCCATCGTCCCGAGCATCTGCTCGCCGAGGCGCTGCTCGCGCTCGCACGGGCGGCAGGCTACGGCTCGACGGACATGGCGGTGGCCGTACCCGCGCACTGGCGCCCGTCGGTCGTCGACACCCTGCGCCGCACCATGCCTGACGAGGTGCCGATGGTCTCCGACGCGACCGCGGCGTTGACGACGCTCGACGCGGACCCCGGCCTGCCGTCCCGCGGCGTCGTGGTGCTCTGCGACTTCGGCGGCAGCGGGACCAGCATCACGCTCGCCAACGCATCGGCCAACCACGCGGTGGTCGGAGAGACGCTTCGGCTGCCCGACTTCTCCGGCGACCTTGTGGATCAGGCACTGCTCACCCACGTGATGTCGTCGGTCCCCTGCGACGCCGACCCGTCCGGAACAGCGGTCGTCGGCTCGCTGGCGCGGTTGCGCGACGAATGCCGCGCCGCCAAGGAGCGGCTGTCGGCCGAGACCGCGACGGCCGTCGCCGTCGACCTGCCTGGACACCGCGGTGATATTCGCGTCACCCGCAGCGAACTCGAGCGCCTCGCTGCGCACCCGGTCGCGGATCTCCTTGCCGCCCTGGACGAAATGCTCGAACGCTACGGGGTTCCGCCGGCCGCCGTCACGGCCGTGGCGACCGTCGGCGGCGGCGCACGCATCCCGCTGATCACCCAGAAGTTGTCAGAGCACCTGCGTGCGCCCGTGGTGACCACCGCGCAACCGCAGCTGGCCGCGGCCACGGGCGCGGCGCTGATCGGCCAGCGCCGGCGCGTCGTCGAGATTGCCACGGCGCTGTTCGACGCCGGACCACCGTCGCGTACGTCCGTCGCGCTGGCCTGGTCACAGGACGACGACCGGGATGACGCACCCGTGCACTCCGGCGGCCATCGGCCCGAGATCCACTTCGAGCACGAAGAATGGCAGCAGGAGGCGGCGTCGAGGCGGTCTCCGCTCGTCCTGTTCGGCCTCGCCGCGGCC contains:
- a CDS encoding Hsp70 family protein — encoded protein: MVNHQATPSGPVGLSVGATTLALTRDGHAAVIRPSEVTLHGRRLAGFVDRVGDPVPVIAPDGTPHRPEHLLAEALLALARAAGYGSTDMAVAVPAHWRPSVVDTLRRTMPDEVPMVSDATAALTTLDADPGLPSRGVVVLCDFGGSGTSITLANASANHAVVGETLRLPDFSGDLVDQALLTHVMSSVPCDADPSGTAVVGSLARLRDECRAAKERLSAETATAVAVDLPGHRGDIRVTRSELERLAAHPVADLLAALDEMLERYGVPPAAVTAVATVGGGARIPLITQKLSEHLRAPVVTTAQPQLAAATGAALIGQRRRVVEIATALFDAGPPSRTSVALAWSQDDDRDDAPVHSGGHRPEIHFEHEEWQQEAASRRSPLVLFGLAAAAAVITAAVFGVMQLRGHTDTPVDAATTLTPEVSPSPAPAAPARIPAPSAPQATQPTTIVVHPAQRSSAPQRQSPRQAPAAQAAPAPATAPPPTPVTTTAAATPSTTPSAMPPTTSSTPPTTPPEAPPSPDPPPIDPGPGNGEPAGSDSSVDQTGTDTVPVDPGPGGGD